A stretch of DNA from Maridesulfovibrio sp.:
ACTTCCGCACCACTGATATCACCGGTGTTGTAACTCTGGATGAAGGCGTTGAAATGGTAATGCCCGGCGATAACGCAACCTTCAACGTTGAAATGATCAACCCCATCGCCATGGATCCGGGTCTCCGCTTCGCTATCCGCGAAGGTGGACGTACCGTTGGTGCAGGAGTTGTTACTGAAATTCTGGAGTAAGACATGCGTGTCAAAATTCAGATGCAGTGCACCGAGTGTAAGCGTCGTAACTATTCGACTATGAAGAACAAAAAGAACACTACCGGTCGTATCGAACTGAAAAAGTATTGCCCTTTCGATAAGAAGCATACTGTTCACAGAGAAACCAAGTAGTATTCTATAAAAAGCAGGCCAGTAGTTCCAACGGCTAGAACGCCGGTCTCCAAAACCGGATGCTGGGGGTTCGAATCCCTCCTGGCCTGCCACTTCATTTATGGGAATCAATATGGCCAAGAAAAAAAATAAAGGTGCGGGAGCTCAGCAGGCCAAGGCTGAACCGAGCGGGATAAGCGGAAAAATCAAAGAGTTTTCCGAATTCCTGGAACAGTCGAAGGTCGAGATTAAGAAGGTCGTGTGGCCTACTCAGAAAGAGACCATACAGACCTGTACCGCCGTCTTGGTCCTTGTCGTAGTCATGTCGCTTTTTCTGGGTGTTGTTGACATGGGACTCAGCAAACTTGTTGAAGTCATCCTGTCTTAATAACCCGTATTAAAGGAAGAGCCCATGAGCACAGACGCTGAAAAACCTCAGGGAAGGAAGGCCCGTTGGTACATTGTTCATACCTATTCCGGGTTTGAACAGCGGGTTGAGCAGACTGTCCGTGAAATGATGCGAACCGGTCAGGACAAAGGACTGATTGAGGAAGTAGTCGTTCCTACGGAAAAAGTAGTCGAGCTGGTCAAAGGGGAGAAGAGAACATCCACCCGGAAATTTTATCCGGGTTATGTCATGATCAAAATGGTCATGGAAGATGAATCATGGCATCTTATCCAGTCCATACCCCGCGTTACCGGATTCATCGGTGGCAAGAACCGCCCGACTCCTATGCGCGACAGTGAGGCAGCTAAAATCCTGAGCCTGATGGAAGATCGTCAGGAACAGCCGAGACCGAAGTTCAACTTTGACCGTGGCGATGAAGTCCGGGTCATAGACGGACCGTTCAGCGGTTTCAACGGCGTTGTTGAGGATGTCAACTACGACAAAGGCAAGCTTCGGGTGTCAGTCTCCATTTTCGGCCGCCAGACCCCGGTGGAACTTGACTTTGTTCAGGTTACCAAAGGGTAGTCCTGACCGCACTGCTGCATATTCATTTCCGACAGTGAATTTCATCACTGGAATTTTAGATAGGACATAAAGCGATGGCCAAGAAAGAAATAGGCAAAATTAAGCTTCAGATCCCGGCTGGCGCAGCCAATCCGTCCCCTCCGGTCGGTCCGGCTCTCGGTCAGCACGGTGTAAATATAATGGAGTTCTGCAAAGCGTTCAACGCTAAAACGCAGGACCAGAAGGGCATGATCATTCCGGTGGTCATTACTGTTTATCAGGACAGATCCTTCTCCTTCATTACCAAGACTCCGCCGGCTTCCACTCTTCTGCTCAAGGCTGCAAAGCTGCAGAAAGGTTCCGGCGAACCCAACAAGAACAAGGTCGGTAAAGTGACCATGGCTCAGGTGAAGGAAATCGCCGAGCTCAAGGCTCCTGACCTGACCGCTGCCGATACTGACGCGGCCATGAAATCCATCATGGGAAC
This window harbors:
- the rpmG gene encoding 50S ribosomal protein L33, which codes for MRVKIQMQCTECKRRNYSTMKNKKNTTGRIELKKYCPFDKKHTVHRETK
- the secE gene encoding preprotein translocase subunit SecE, with product MAKKKNKGAGAQQAKAEPSGISGKIKEFSEFLEQSKVEIKKVVWPTQKETIQTCTAVLVLVVVMSLFLGVVDMGLSKLVEVILS
- the nusG gene encoding transcription termination/antitermination protein NusG, which codes for MSTDAEKPQGRKARWYIVHTYSGFEQRVEQTVREMMRTGQDKGLIEEVVVPTEKVVELVKGEKRTSTRKFYPGYVMIKMVMEDESWHLIQSIPRVTGFIGGKNRPTPMRDSEAAKILSLMEDRQEQPRPKFNFDRGDEVRVIDGPFSGFNGVVEDVNYDKGKLRVSVSIFGRQTPVELDFVQVTKG
- the rplK gene encoding 50S ribosomal protein L11, with the protein product MAKKEIGKIKLQIPAGAANPSPPVGPALGQHGVNIMEFCKAFNAKTQDQKGMIIPVVITVYQDRSFSFITKTPPASTLLLKAAKLQKGSGEPNKNKVGKVTMAQVKEIAELKAPDLTAADTDAAMKSIMGTARSMGIDVTE